The sequence CTCGCCGGCTTGTCACCGTCATCCCCGATGAGATTCATCATCGTGTTGTAGGTGGTGACATACACATCACCCACCTGCTCAGGATTCTTGATGAGGTTCACGGGCGTGGACTCCGCGTACATGCTCACAAAGGCTTTGTGCGCCTGATTGACCAGGGCTGTGCGGTCTGCCAAGAACAGCACCTTGCCCACCCAGCCGGCCTGGCGCAGCAGCTTGGCGGTGGCCACAGCCACGCGGGTCTTACCAGTTCCTGTCGCCATAACCAGCAATGCTTGGCGACGCCTCCTTGCCTCCAACGTCTCCGTCACCGCCCGGATGGCCTCGAGCTGGTACGTACGGGCGCCGCCGCCAGCAATCTCCGTATCTACCGGCGTCTTGCTCAAAAGAGCACGCATGGTGCGCCGCCTAATCATGCGGCGCAACTGCTGCGCAGTGGGGAAGCCCTCCACCTCACGGGCGGGGTAGCCCGCACCAGAACCAGGAAGGTTCGCAGCATCATCGATGAGGTCGATGTGATAGCCGTTGGTACACACCATGACGGGTCGCGTTCCATACTCGCGCTCAATGCAGTCCGCGTAGAGCTTCACCTGCTGGGCGCCCACGGTCATGGACTCCATGGACTTCTTGGCCTCGATGACAGCTAATGGTGTGCGATCATCATCCCACAAGACATAGTCCGCATAACCGACACCGGACGTATTGGGCATGCCGTGAAGCTTGAGCTCCCGAGTGACGGAGTCACCACTAAACCCTGCCGCTTCAAGCATGGGGTCAATGAGCTGCCGGCGGGTCTCGGCCTCACCAATCGCCAAAGGCGCATCAGGCTGTGCTCCAACCCCGGCGCGCTCGGCTGCGGCCGCTTCCTGCTCGGCTAACTTCGCCTCAAGGGCCTCAATTTCGGCAGCAAGCTTCTCTTCTACCTGCTGTGCAGCCACACGCTCCGCTTCAGCTTGTTCCTGCGCATCAGCAAGTTCCGCCTTCGCGCGAACCTCCGCACTCCGCCGCTTGAGCTCGAACTGGGCCGCCTCACGAAGACGCTTCTCCTCCGCCTCGCGGGCTGCTTCCTGCGCCTCATCGAGCAGCAGCCGGTTTTTCTTTAGCTCCTCATCCTGCTGCGCCAGCTTCTTGAGGTAGGCGGCGGTCTGCGCTTGGGAACGCCCGGCAACGTGGATGCCAGAAGCGTCAGCACCGGCCTGGCCCAACAGGCGAGTATCAAAAGCCGCCTGCGGGCCCGGTGCGTTCTCCGGCTTAGCCGAGTGGTACCGCACCGCCCACACCATGAGGTCATACAAGTGCGCAGCTACCGTTCGCGCCTTCTGCGGGGTGGCCGGCGCTTGCTTGCCCTCCATGTCGTCAGCGTGCGCGGCGTCATTGCCGCTTTTACGCAAGATGGTCATCTTGCGCAGCATGGTCTCGTTTTTCACACATTGAACGAAGCCACGGTCCCTGGTCATGTCCGCCAGGCTGAGGTAACCGGTATCTCCGAGCCCCCGGAACGCCCAGATGTGGTTCACCACCCGCTCTAACACCTTGCGCGCGTAGAAGCAGGAAATCACCGGGTCCGCATCGACGAAGCGCTCAACCTTCAGGCACTCCTCATACGCCGTGGGCCACACGTAGCGCACAAAGCCGAAGTTAGTGCTGCGGATTGGCCCACCCGGCGCAGCGTTGCGCCCAGCATTCGGTGGAGTAGGGGGAGTCGGGGTCACCATAGAGTTCTCCAGGGACAAGATTTCACATCGGGTACGTCTTGATCCCAATAATTCTAAGTCACGGCTCTAGGCCTAGCTACCACCATCACTGCGTTCCCTGGCCAAACGATCCGATTCCCCTCTTGTTCTTTCCCCACACGCCACTAAGATCACCACTATCCCGTTGTTCAACTGCGAGCTGTTCCAAAGCTCACCAATAACCGGAGAGACTGTGACCAACACTGACCGGACTCAACCCATTGCTCGGGTTGTTCCCATTTCATCCCCGGATGGCCGAGTGCAGCAACTAGTAGCTGCCGGAATCTTGAGCCACACCCCCGCGCCTTACTCCGCGCTGACCACTACGGCTCCAGAGCCGGACACCCCAAGCTATCTTCTACCTTCTAAATCCGACGTTGTTTCACTACTGGACCGGGAAGACCGCGTGTGATGCTTTGCCTCGGCCCCTCGGGATCAGAGTGCACGCAGCCAAAAGAGCCGAAATACTAGCCACGCCGCTCTTTCTTTGCCGCTTCCTTGCGTGCGTCCTTGAGGGACAAGGCAATATCCTCAGCACCTACATCATCTGTACCCGCGTCATAGGCGCCAACGCGCTGCGCCTCAGAGACTAGCTCTCGCAGTGCTTTGCGACGTTCAGCCCTCTGCCCATCCCGGTACCGCAGCACGTCAACGAGCCTAACCCTCCTATGCTTGCCACCGGTGGTGCGCTCAAATGCTATCGATCCATCCTCAAGCTTCTTCACCAAAGTCGGCCTACTGATGCCCAGGACATCTGCTGCTTCCTGCGTCGTGAGCAACTGGTCCACAGGTGCGACAGTAATGGCCTTTCCCTGCCTCATCTCACGAGCAACGTCTGACAACGCCCTCAGCACCTCGCCGGGCAGATTTACCGCTTGCCCGTCGGGCCCCACTAGCGCAGTAGGTCCCGACTGCTGCTCTAAGAACCTGCTCACATCGCGCATGGCCTCTAGGTTTTGCGGCGGAAGAGTCACGTGGGGGCGGTGGTTCTGCGCCTCATTCATGAGATCATCGTAGCGCAATTCGAAAAATTCGAAACGCCTAACACAACTCTCCCACTCGATGAACCCGACTCAGTTTCATGCTGCGGCATGCAGTTTTTCTTTGGGGGTAGCAAAGCCAACAAACAAGCAGATCCATAAAAACAATTTTGATTACTATTAACCTAGACTTCAGACACAATCTTCGGCTATAACTACAAGG is a genomic window of Corynebacterium singulare containing:
- a CDS encoding excisionase family DNA-binding protein, with product MNEAQNHRPHVTLPPQNLEAMRDVSRFLEQQSGPTALVGPDGQAVNLPGEVLRALSDVAREMRQGKAITVAPVDQLLTTQEAADVLGISRPTLVKKLEDGSIAFERTTGGKHRRVRLVDVLRYRDGQRAERRKALRELVSEAQRVGAYDAGTDDVGAEDIALSLKDARKEAAKKERRG